From a region of the Odoribacter splanchnicus DSM 20712 genome:
- the mtnA gene encoding S-methyl-5-thioribose-1-phosphate isomerase has translation MKSEGLAGLTTVSVDWEEPAVIILDQTQLPNREAYLRLYTPEEIWEAIYHLKVRGAPAIGVAAAYGMAVCAQQFGEQSFSVFFQKFTEVKKYLASSRPTAVNLFMALDRMEKCVLSLQDQQVDTIKIKLQQEAEAIRAEDAAACRSIGEWGLSVLQPGMGLLTHCNAGHLAVSAYGTALAPVYLGQERGYHFKVYADETRPLLQGARLTAFELQKAGADVTLICDNMASCVMGQGKVQAVLVGCDRIAANGDVANKIGTSGVAVLAKYYGIPFYVLGPTSTVDLKCPDGAHIPIEERQAGEITEKWYTRRMAPPEIKVYNPAFDVTRHELITAIITEKGILYPPFDRGLSKL, from the coding sequence ATGAAAAGTGAAGGTTTGGCCGGCCTGACGACGGTAAGTGTCGATTGGGAAGAGCCGGCTGTAATTATTCTCGACCAGACGCAATTGCCCAATCGGGAAGCATATCTCCGCTTATATACTCCGGAGGAGATTTGGGAAGCCATTTATCACCTGAAGGTGAGGGGGGCCCCGGCGATCGGAGTTGCTGCTGCCTATGGCATGGCGGTTTGTGCACAACAATTCGGGGAACAGTCTTTTTCCGTTTTTTTTCAAAAATTTACGGAGGTAAAAAAATACCTGGCTTCTTCACGTCCTACTGCTGTAAATTTATTTATGGCTTTGGACCGGATGGAAAAATGTGTTTTGTCGTTGCAGGATCAGCAGGTTGATACAATAAAAATAAAATTGCAGCAGGAGGCGGAAGCTATCCGGGCAGAGGATGCGGCTGCTTGCCGGAGTATCGGGGAATGGGGATTAAGTGTTTTACAACCGGGAATGGGGCTGCTGACTCATTGTAATGCCGGACATCTCGCAGTTTCTGCATATGGTACGGCTTTGGCTCCTGTTTATTTGGGGCAGGAGCGTGGTTATCATTTTAAAGTGTATGCAGATGAAACCCGTCCATTGTTACAGGGGGCACGTTTGACAGCCTTTGAACTTCAGAAAGCAGGAGCCGATGTCACTTTGATCTGCGATAATATGGCTTCCTGTGTGATGGGGCAGGGAAAGGTGCAGGCTGTTTTGGTGGGATGCGACCGGATAGCGGCTAATGGAGATGTTGCTAATAAAATAGGTACTTCCGGAGTTGCTGTTTTAGCTAAATATTATGGAATTCCTTTTTACGTACTTGGACCGACTTCTACAGTTGATTTAAAATGTCCGGATGGGGCACATATTCCCATTGAAGAACGGCAAGCCGGTGAAATCACAGAAAAATGGTATACCCGACGGATGGCACCTCCGGAAATAAAGGTGTATAACCCTGCTTTCGATGTGACCCGTCATGAATTGATCACGGCAATCATTACCGAAAAAGGGATTTTATATCCTCCTTTTGATCGTGGCCTCTCTAAATTGTAG
- a CDS encoding S28 family serine protease has product MRKLLTTFVCVWFTLAVWAGDGIYEKLQQIPQISEIQKLDVKPFQEYYQFWFEQPVDHSDPAKGTFRQRVLLGHKQSDAPVIVELEGYNIWSSEEGELANILKGNQLTIEHRFFDQSVPEGGIPWENLTIKQAADDQHEIIQAIRQKIYPASKWISTGISKGGQTTIFHRYFYPADVDISVPYVAPLNLEYVDPRLDKFLNRLGTAKSGVKALFNWEDLNTCHYTIRDFQTMCFEHLDTLLPMLEELAAEKKYTYRMVGGTKRALQLMILEYPFAFWQWGNNCADIPDQESADWEEIFEYLVKVSSPDFFEDKYIVRMQPFFYAALTEIGMYDYKIKPFKKFLPEDDKDIDFSFTMPEGVEKKPFNDKQMKAINEWLQTDAERILFVYGGSDPWYATGVDLKKNGKCRKYVRGDMSHACRIKDFDPVSKEDLLDTLNEWMQEK; this is encoded by the coding sequence ATGAGAAAACTCTTAACTACTTTTGTTTGTGTATGGTTTACCCTGGCGGTATGGGCCGGAGATGGGATTTATGAAAAGTTGCAACAGATACCACAGATTAGTGAGATTCAGAAACTGGATGTAAAGCCTTTTCAGGAGTATTATCAATTCTGGTTCGAGCAGCCGGTCGATCATTCCGATCCCGCAAAAGGGACTTTCCGGCAACGGGTGTTGCTGGGGCATAAACAATCGGATGCTCCGGTGATCGTCGAGTTGGAAGGCTATAATATCTGGTCGTCGGAAGAAGGTGAATTGGCTAATATCCTGAAAGGGAATCAGCTGACGATAGAGCACCGTTTTTTCGATCAAAGTGTGCCGGAAGGAGGAATTCCCTGGGAAAACCTGACCATCAAGCAGGCTGCCGATGACCAGCACGAGATTATACAGGCTATCAGGCAGAAAATTTATCCGGCATCGAAATGGATCAGTACCGGAATCAGCAAAGGAGGACAGACGACGATATTTCACCGTTATTTTTACCCGGCCGATGTGGATATCAGTGTACCGTATGTGGCTCCCCTGAATCTGGAGTATGTAGATCCCCGTTTGGATAAATTTCTGAATCGGTTAGGAACGGCGAAGAGTGGGGTGAAAGCGCTTTTTAACTGGGAGGATCTGAATACCTGTCATTATACGATCCGTGATTTTCAGACCATGTGTTTCGAACATCTCGATACGCTGCTTCCTATGCTTGAGGAACTGGCTGCCGAAAAGAAATATACCTACCGGATGGTGGGAGGGACCAAACGGGCCTTGCAGCTGATGATTCTGGAATATCCTTTTGCGTTTTGGCAGTGGGGGAATAATTGTGCCGATATTCCCGATCAGGAAAGTGCCGATTGGGAGGAGATCTTCGAATACCTGGTGAAAGTGTCTTCCCCTGATTTTTTTGAAGATAAGTACATCGTCCGCATGCAACCGTTTTTTTATGCTGCTTTGACCGAGATCGGGATGTATGATTATAAAATAAAACCGTTCAAGAAATTCTTACCCGAAGACGATAAAGATATCGACTTTTCATTCACTATGCCTGAAGGTGTTGAAAAAAAGCCTTTTAATGACAAACAGATGAAGGCGATCAACGAATGGTTGCAGACGGATGCCGAGCGGATTTTGTTTGTATACGGCGGAAGTGATCCCTGGTATGCTACCGGCGTCGATTTGAAGAAAAACGGAAAATGCCGTAAATACGTAAGAGGGGATATGAGCCATGCTTGCCGGATTAAAGATTTCGATCCGGTGTCGAAAGAAGATTTGCTCGATACGCTGAACGAATGGATGCAAGAAAAATGA